Proteins found in one Larimichthys crocea isolate SSNF chromosome I, L_crocea_2.0, whole genome shotgun sequence genomic segment:
- the abcb7 gene encoding iron-sulfur clusters transporter ABCB7, mitochondrial, which produces MAPMLAPLKCGFHFQKRKLALLLRQTSSYHIWTKSPRDKVTDHRRTSAQLLSPPPHLRTATWSTSRSENSRRILEAAKHLQITDKRTCWHGNAGGRLNADPKNVLKEVNSAQILSAMLSYVWPKNRPDLRARVAISLGLLAGAKMTNVTVPFMFKYAVDELNQMSGHMLNLNDAPSTVATMATAVLIGYGASRACAALFNELRNTVFGKVAQSSIRRIAKNVFLHLHNLDLGFHLSRQTGALSKAIDRGTRGISFVLSALVFNLGPTVFEMGLVSSILYYKFGGQFAAVTLGTLSAYTLFTILFTQWRTRFRIEMNKADNEAGNAAIDSLLNYETVKYFNNEKYEAERYDGYLKIYESASLKTTSTLAMLNFGQSAIFSVGLTGIMVLASKGIAAGTMTVGDLVMVNGLLFQLSLPLNFLGTVYRETRQALIDMNTLFTLLSVDTKIKERDLAPPLTITPQEATIRFEDVYFEYLEGQKILNGVSFEVPAGKKVAIVGGSGSGKSTIVRLLFRFYEPQQGNIYIGGHNIRDVSLDSLRKTLGVVPQDAVLFHNTIFYNLQYGNINATPEEVYQVARLAGIHDAILRMPHGYDTQVGERGLKLSGGEKQRVAIARAILKNPPILLYDEATSSLDSITEENILSSMKEMVTDRTSVFIAHRLSTVVDADEIIVLNEGKVAERGDHHTLLNIPGSLYGDLWNTQNSKILNDSKDSSKPPAQRLSQKEEERKKLQEEILNSVKGCGNCSC; this is translated from the exons CTGAGTCCCCCTCCACACCTACGAACAGCTACATGGAGCACAAGCAGGAGCGAAAACAGTCGTCGGATTTTGGAGGCAGCAAAA CATTTGCAGattacagacaaaagaacatgTTGGCACGGAAACGCGGGAGGACGGCTAAATGCAGATCCAAAAAACGTG CTGAAGGAGGTCAATTCAGCCCAGATCCTGTCTGCAATGCTGTCTTATGTATGGCCAAAGAATAGACCAGACCTGCGTGCCCGTGTAGCCATCTCTCTGGGCCTGCTCGCTGGAGCCAAG aTGACCAATGTGACGGTGCCCTTCATGTTTAAGTATGCAGTGGACGAGCTTAACCAGATGTCGGGACACATGCTGAACCTGAATGACGCGCCAAGCACTGTGGCTACCATGGCAACGGCCGTGCTGATTGGCT ATGGCGCATCACGGGCTTGTGCAGCCCTCTTCAACGAGCTGAGGAACACTGTGTTCGGCAAGGTGGCCCAGAGCTCCATCAGACGCATCGCCAAGAACGTCTTCCTGCACTTGCACAATCTAGATCTAGGTTTCCATCTCAGCCGGCAGACAGGAGCGCTGTCCAAGGCCATCGATCGTGGCACGCGGGGCATCTCGTTTGTCCTGAGTGCCCTCGTCTTCAATCTAGGACCCACTGTCTTTGAGATGGGCCTCGTGAGTTCGATTTTG TATTACAAGTTTGGTGGacagtttgcagcagtgacCTTGGGTACCTTATCAGCATACACCCTCTTCACCATTCTCTTCACTCAGTGGAG GACCCGCTTCCGGATAGAAATGAACAAAGCAGACAATGAAGCCGGCAACGCAGCTATTGACTCCCTCCTTAACTATGAAACTGTTAAG TACTTCAACAATGAGAAGTATGAAGCTGAAAGATATGACGGATATCTGAAGATCTATGAGTCAGCCTCCTTAAAAACCACGTCCACGCTCGCCATGCTCAACTTTGGCCAGAGTGCCATCTTCAGTGTCGGCCTCACTGGCATCATGGTGTTGGCCAGCAAGGGCATTGCTGCAG GTACAATGACCGTGGGAGACCTGGTGATGGTGAACGGACTGCTCTTCCAGCTCTCCCTCCCCCTCAACTTCCTGGGTACAGTGTACAGAGAGACCAGGCAGGCCCTAATAGACATGAACACTCTCTTCACCCTGCTCAGCGTCGACACAAAGATCAAG GAGAGGGATCTCGCCCCGCCATTAACCATCACACCACAGGAGGCCACCATCCGCTTCGAGGACGTCTACTTTGAATACCTGGAGGGCCAGAAAATCCTGAACGGAGTGTCCTTTGAGGTGCCTGCTGGGAAGAAGGTGGCTATAGTTGGAGGCAGTGGGTCAGG GAAGAGCACCATTGTGCGGCTGTTGTTCCGCTTCTATGAGCCCCAGCAGGGGAACATCTACATAGGAGGGCATAATATCCGAGACGTCAGCCTCGACAGCCTGAGGAAGACTTTGGGGGTCGTACCTCAG GATGCCGTTCTGTTCCACAACACCATCTTCTACAACCTGCAGTACGGGAACATCAACGCTACACCAGAGGAGGTGTACCAAGTGGCGCGTCTAGCAGGCATCCATGACGCTATCCTCAGGATGCCCCATGGCTATGACACCCAGGTTGGGGAGCGGGGCCTCAAGCTGTCAG gagGGGAGAAGCAACGTGTCGCCATCGCCCGTGCAATCCTAAAGAATCCACCCATCCTCCTGTATGACGAGGCAACATCCTCCCTCGACTCCATCACAGAAGAG aaCATCTTGAGTTCGATGAAGGAGATGGTAACGGACAGGACATCAGTGTTCATCGCCCACAGGCTTTCCACAGTTGTAGACGCAGACGAGATTATTGTGCTCAATGAA GGTAAAGTTGCAGAGCGAGGCGACCACCACACCCTCCTCAACATCCCAGGCAGCTTGTACGGAGACCTATGGAACACTCAGAACAGCAAAATCCTCAACGACAGCAAGGACTCGTCCAAGCCGCCGGCTCAGCGCCTGTcccagaaggaggaggagaggaagaaactgCAGGAGGAGATCCTCAACAGTGTTAAAGGCTGTGGGAACTGCTCCTGTTGA